A portion of the Bdellovibrionota bacterium genome contains these proteins:
- the dnaE gene encoding DNA polymerase III subunit alpha yields MSFVHLHLHSEYSLLDGAITIDGLLDRAKKTGMPAVALTDHGNLFGALEFYEKAIQAEVQPIIGIEGYITQGDRREKSHQYPTHHITLLARNEEGLRNLFRLVTLAHFEGYYYKPRMDREILRKYSRGLIGLSGCLNGVPAKMLLEGRADVAEEAAREYSTIFENGNYYIETMDNGVPEQERVNQGLREMARRLSLPVVGTNDCHYLHREDAKAHDLLLCIGLGKNVQDQDRLRFHTDQFYVKSPEEMREVFADCPEAIRNTLEIARKCDFRMKLGEYHMPKFDVPANETLEGYLATLAKKGLEARMPLILKFYEREGKPTHGIRERYYARLEEELAIIQKTGFAGYFLIVQDFINYAKQSGIPVGPGRGSAAGSLVAYATSITDIDPIPYHLLFERFLNPERISMPDIDVDFCQEGRDAVITYVAQKYGGSASLEQTHVAQITTF; encoded by the coding sequence ATGAGCTTCGTTCACCTCCATTTGCATTCCGAATATTCCCTCCTAGACGGCGCGATCACGATCGACGGGCTGCTCGATCGGGCGAAGAAGACGGGTATGCCGGCCGTGGCGCTGACGGATCACGGGAATCTCTTCGGGGCCTTGGAATTCTACGAAAAAGCGATCCAGGCGGAAGTTCAGCCGATTATCGGGATCGAAGGGTACATCACGCAGGGTGATCGGCGGGAAAAGTCGCATCAGTACCCCACCCACCACATCACGCTTTTGGCGAGAAACGAAGAGGGGCTTCGAAATCTCTTCCGCCTCGTCACGCTCGCTCATTTCGAGGGGTACTACTACAAACCGCGAATGGACCGGGAGATTCTCCGAAAATACAGCCGCGGCCTGATCGGCCTTTCCGGTTGTTTGAACGGCGTGCCGGCCAAAATGCTTCTGGAGGGGAGAGCCGATGTAGCCGAAGAGGCGGCTCGCGAGTACAGCACGATCTTCGAAAATGGAAATTATTACATCGAAACGATGGACAACGGCGTTCCCGAACAGGAGCGGGTGAATCAAGGGCTGCGGGAGATGGCCCGACGGCTGTCGCTCCCCGTCGTGGGGACCAACGACTGCCATTACCTTCACCGGGAAGACGCCAAAGCCCACGACCTTCTTCTCTGCATCGGGTTGGGAAAGAACGTTCAAGACCAGGACCGACTGCGATTTCACACGGATCAGTTTTACGTCAAGTCTCCCGAAGAAATGCGGGAAGTTTTTGCCGATTGTCCCGAAGCGATCCGCAACACGCTCGAAATCGCCCGCAAATGCGACTTCCGAATGAAACTAGGGGAATACCACATGCCGAAATTCGACGTCCCCGCCAACGAGACGCTCGAAGGGTACTTGGCAACCCTCGCTAAAAAGGGTCTCGAAGCGCGAATGCCGCTGATTCTTAAATTCTACGAGCGCGAAGGAAAACCGACGCATGGGATTCGGGAACGGTACTACGCGCGACTGGAAGAAGAGCTTGCCATCATCCAGAAGACCGGCTTCGCGGGTTATTTTCTGATCGTTCAGGACTTTATCAACTACGCCAAACAGAGTGGAATTCCGGTGGGTCCCGGCCGCGGCTCCGCGGCGGGCAGCTTGGTAGCGTACGCCACCAGCATCACGGACATCGATCCGATTCCCTATCACCTTCTCTTTGAACGGTTTTTAAACCCCGAGCGCATTTCGATGCCCGACATCGATGTCGATTTCTGCCAAGAGGGGAGGGACGCCGTAATCACGTACGTCGCCCAGAAGTACGGCGGCTCCGCGTCTCTCGAACAGACGCATGTGGCGCAGATCACGACGTTC
- a CDS encoding type II toxin-antitoxin system Phd/YefM family antitoxin, with translation MKNIKTIIPVSELQSRASAVIEQVRKTRQPVVVTLHGRGAAAVVDLDFFQGTIITNEEKEFPDWEKRLERAERETRAGRAVSLRSLKAKKKA, from the coding sequence ATGAAAAACATAAAGACCATTATCCCGGTTTCTGAACTTCAAAGTCGGGCAAGCGCCGTAATCGAGCAAGTTCGAAAAACACGCCAGCCGGTCGTTGTCACGCTGCATGGTCGAGGCGCTGCCGCCGTGGTTGATCTCGACTTTTTCCAAGGAACGATCATTACAAACGAGGAAAAGGAATTCCCGGATTGGGAAAAACGGTTGGAGCGGGCTGAACGTGAAACGAGGGCAGGAAGGGCAGTTTCACTTCGATCTTTGAAAGCCAAAAAGAAGGCGTGA
- a CDS encoding nucleotidyl transferase AbiEii/AbiGii toxin family protein gives MTLSELLHGAIKALEGEGVRYALAGGVATLAYRKNPRTTDDIDFLILAKARTEEVAKRIVISLGLTPGIARKADLEGGPMFAIKRGNTEPYIIVGRDPKDRKVIGVDFILPAFPWFEDALSRAELNRIPFGHDVVPCLTIEDVIVSKLYALRNNKRRFSDMDDLQSIFQSDHEIDLPYLCAQMNTFQIPIPEPLTEVVPDVIRKISKSIRRQKRR, from the coding sequence ATGACGCTATCCGAACTCCTCCACGGCGCGATTAAGGCGCTTGAAGGCGAGGGCGTGCGGTACGCACTGGCCGGAGGTGTGGCCACGCTTGCGTATCGGAAGAACCCGAGGACGACTGACGACATCGACTTCCTAATTCTTGCGAAAGCGAGAACGGAGGAGGTGGCCAAGAGAATTGTGATTTCCTTGGGATTAACACCTGGAATCGCACGAAAGGCGGACCTGGAGGGGGGGCCGATGTTCGCGATCAAGCGCGGGAACACGGAGCCCTACATCATCGTCGGGCGGGATCCGAAGGACCGAAAAGTCATCGGGGTCGATTTCATTCTGCCAGCCTTCCCTTGGTTCGAGGATGCGCTTTCCCGCGCGGAACTGAATCGGATTCCTTTCGGTCATGACGTCGTGCCTTGTCTGACAATCGAAGATGTCATTGTCTCGAAACTCTACGCCCTTCGAAATAACAAAAGACGCTTTAGCGACATGGACGATCTACAATCCATTTTCCAATCCGATCATGAGATCGACCTTCCGTACCTGTGCGCTCAAATGAATACGTTTCAAATCCCGATCCCTGAACCTTTGACGGAGGTTGTCCCGGACGTGATTCGAAAGATCTCCAAGTCGATACGGCGCCAGAAACGCCGATAG
- the guaA gene encoding glutamine-hydrolyzing GMP synthase, whose translation MILIVDYGSQYTQLIARRVREKKVYSRIVPWHQPMAAHKKATEGIILSGGPASVYEREAPSLPRELLGWGVPILGVCYGEQLLVHAAGGKVQQTQAREYGRAEVSLKRADPLFDGLTIQSKPYSVWMSHGDRIDSLPDAYEVIATSDNSPYAAIRDTQRKHYGVQFHPEVTHTSIGPQVIENFLFKICKAKADWTMEHFIATEIEEIRTRVGKDHVICGLSGGVDSSVVTLLLHKAIGTQLTAVFVDTGLLRKNEARQVEENFREHFHVDLRVVNAADRFYKALQGVVEPEVKRKTIGRLFVEIFEEEARSIKGVKYLAQGTLYPDVIESAVDRGPSVTIKTHHNVGGLPEKMNLKLIEPLRELFKDEVREVGRELGLADKLVSRHPFPGPGLAVRILGEITVERVKLLKEADAIFIDELRSSKLYDKVWQAFAVLLPVQSVGVMGDLRTYENVCALRAVVSSDGMTADWAELPHDLLGRVSNRIINEVRGINRVVYDISSKPPATIEWE comes from the coding sequence GTGATTTTGATCGTCGATTACGGCTCCCAATACACACAGTTGATCGCCCGGCGAGTGCGGGAAAAGAAAGTCTATTCCCGGATCGTCCCCTGGCATCAACCGATGGCGGCTCACAAAAAGGCGACGGAAGGAATCATTCTTTCCGGAGGCCCCGCGTCGGTTTACGAGCGGGAGGCGCCGAGCTTGCCGCGCGAACTTCTGGGATGGGGGGTCCCCATTCTTGGAGTTTGTTACGGCGAGCAGCTCTTGGTGCATGCGGCGGGCGGAAAAGTTCAGCAGACCCAGGCTCGCGAGTATGGCCGCGCGGAAGTCTCGTTGAAACGAGCGGATCCGCTTTTTGACGGCCTCACGATTCAATCGAAGCCGTATTCCGTATGGATGAGCCACGGCGACCGGATCGATTCTCTCCCCGACGCGTACGAAGTCATCGCCACGTCCGACAATTCGCCCTACGCAGCGATTCGGGATACCCAGCGAAAGCACTACGGCGTTCAGTTTCATCCCGAAGTGACGCACACGTCGATCGGTCCCCAGGTGATTGAGAATTTTCTGTTCAAGATCTGCAAAGCGAAAGCGGATTGGACGATGGAGCATTTTATCGCCACCGAGATCGAGGAGATTCGAACGCGGGTGGGCAAGGACCACGTCATTTGCGGTTTGTCCGGCGGCGTCGATTCGTCGGTGGTCACGCTCTTGCTTCACAAGGCGATCGGTACGCAACTGACGGCGGTGTTCGTGGATACGGGCTTGTTGCGAAAAAATGAAGCCCGGCAGGTCGAAGAGAACTTCCGAGAGCATTTTCACGTCGATTTGCGCGTCGTGAACGCGGCCGATCGATTCTATAAAGCGCTTCAGGGTGTCGTCGAACCGGAAGTAAAACGGAAAACGATCGGCCGGCTCTTCGTAGAGATCTTTGAGGAAGAGGCTCGCTCGATTAAGGGCGTGAAATACCTGGCCCAAGGAACGCTTTATCCCGACGTGATTGAATCCGCCGTCGACCGAGGACCCTCGGTGACGATTAAAACCCACCACAATGTCGGGGGGCTGCCGGAAAAAATGAATCTCAAACTGATCGAGCCGTTGCGGGAGCTTTTCAAGGACGAAGTACGGGAAGTGGGGCGCGAGCTCGGGCTGGCCGACAAGCTCGTCTCCCGCCATCCGTTCCCGGGGCCCGGATTGGCGGTTCGTATCTTGGGCGAGATCACCGTTGAACGTGTCAAGCTTCTTAAGGAAGCCGACGCGATCTTTATCGACGAGCTCCGTTCCTCAAAGTTGTACGACAAAGTGTGGCAGGCTTTCGCCGTTCTTCTCCCGGTTCAAAGTGTGGGAGTCATGGGAGATTTGCGGACGTATGAAAACGTCTGTGCTTTGCGCGCCGTCGTCAGTTCGGACGGAATGACGGCCGACTGGGCCGAGCTTCCGCACGATTTGCTCGGCCGCGTTTCCAATCGGATTATTAATGAAGTGCGCGGGATCAACCGCGTCGTGTACGACATTTCGTCGAAACCCCCGGCCACCATAGAGTGGGAGTGA